The Flammeovirga pectinis genomic interval GTATGCATTTGACAATCAATAAGCTCATATCCTTGTTCTATCAAATTCTTACAAAGCGTGATAAAACCAAATTTAGAGGCATTACTTTTTTTCGAAAACATAGATTCTCCGTAAAAGCATTTATTCATTGCTCCACCGTATAAACCTCCAATAAGTTCATCTTCATCCCAAACTTCTACAGAATGCATAAAACCTATTTTATGTAAATGTACATAAGCGGCTTTCATTTCGTCTGTAATCCAAGTTCCGCCTTGGTCTGGTCTAAAGATTTCTTGACAAGAAGTGATTACATCTTCAAAAGCTTGATCAAAAGTTACTGTATACGTTTTTCTTCTTAGAAGTTGACGCATACTTTTTGATACTTTTATATTGTCGGGGTAGAGTACGCATCTTGGATCTGGAGACCACCATAAAAGTGGGTCTTCAGGGTTAAACCAAGGAAATACTCCACTTGCGTATGCTTCAATAATTCGTCCTGGTGTAAGATCACCGCCAACAGCTAGAATACCACTATCGTCGGTCATACGTGCAGGAGGGAATTGATTATTATTATCTTCTAATTGAAAAATAGGCATACTTAAATTTTCATCAAAATTATTATTTCGGCAGTCAATTTACAACAAAGAAACTAAAAAAAGAACGAGAGGTTTTTTATTTTAAGTAGGGAGTACAGTCAATTGTATATTTTGGAGTTGTTAACGAGTAAATTATCCATTTTTGCACCTTAAATAAAGTATAAAGTAGTGTTATTGTAATAAAGTATAAGTGCGTTATCTATATAGATAGACCACTTAATTATAAATATTATTTAAATTAATCTGAGTAAAGTGATGATTTAGTAACCAAAGTCACTATTTTTGCATAACTAATCTTTTTTAGAGTGCGAAAACAAAAGACAATGCAACTAATTGACGGAAAAGCAACTTCAAATGCAATCAAACTAGAAATTGCCGAAGAAGTAAGAAAACTGACTGCCAAAGGAGGCAAGAAACCACATTTAGCCGCTATTTTAGTTGGTGAAGACGGAGCAAGTAGAACTTATGTAAATCATAAAGTAAAATCTTGTGAGCAAGTTGGGTTTACATCAACACTTTGTAAGTTTGATGCAGATATTTCTGAAGAAGCTCTATTACAAACAATCGATAAGTTAAATAACGACGATGATATCGATGGTTTCATTGTTCAATTGCCACTTCCTAAGCATATCAACGAGACGAAGGTAACAGAAGCAATTGACCCAAATAAAGATGTAGATGGATTTCATCCTACAAACTTGGGTAAAATGATGTTAGGTTTACCTACATTCCTTCCGGCAACACCATACGGTATTATCCAATTATTGGATCGTTATGGTATTGAAACTTCTGGTAAGAAATGTGTTATTGTTGGTCGTTCTCACATTGTGGGTACTCCAATGAGTTTATTAATGTCAAGAAACAGTAAAGTAGGCAACTGTACTGTTACTTTAACGCATAGCCGTACTAAAGACCTTAAGAAAGAATGCTTAGAAGCTGATATTCTTATTGCAGCTTTAGGAAAAGCAGAATTTGTTACTGCTGATATGGTAAAAGAAGGTGCTGTTATTGTTGATGTCGGAATTACAAGAATTGAAGATGCTTCTAAAAAATCTGGTTTCACTTTAAAAGGTGATGTTAAATTTGATGAAGTGAGCGAAAAAGCAAGCTGGATTACACCAGTACCGGGTGGTGTTGGCCCTATGACAGTAGTATCGCTGTTAATGAACACATTAGAATCTGTTAA includes:
- the aat gene encoding leucyl/phenylalanyl-tRNA--protein transferase — its product is MPIFQLEDNNNQFPPARMTDDSGILAVGGDLTPGRIIEAYASGVFPWFNPEDPLLWWSPDPRCVLYPDNIKVSKSMRQLLRRKTYTVTFDQAFEDVITSCQEIFRPDQGGTWITDEMKAAYVHLHKIGFMHSVEVWDEDELIGGLYGGAMNKCFYGESMFSKKSNASKFGFITLCKNLIEQGYELIDCQMHTDHLESLGAEEIPRDAFLLYVERNQQREFKKVDWNSIFRTDFY
- the folD gene encoding bifunctional methylenetetrahydrofolate dehydrogenase/methenyltetrahydrofolate cyclohydrolase FolD; amino-acid sequence: MQLIDGKATSNAIKLEIAEEVRKLTAKGGKKPHLAAILVGEDGASRTYVNHKVKSCEQVGFTSTLCKFDADISEEALLQTIDKLNNDDDIDGFIVQLPLPKHINETKVTEAIDPNKDVDGFHPTNLGKMMLGLPTFLPATPYGIIQLLDRYGIETSGKKCVIVGRSHIVGTPMSLLMSRNSKVGNCTVTLTHSRTKDLKKECLEADILIAALGKAEFVTADMVKEGAVIVDVGITRIEDASKKSGFTLKGDVKFDEVSEKASWITPVPGGVGPMTVVSLLMNTLESVKRKTVKETV